The region GCCGTAGTAGCCCGAAAACATGCCGGGCCCCGCGACCCACAGCTCGCCGGCCTCGCCGGTGTCCACGTCCTTGCCGGCGCGCACGATCCTGCAGCGCCGGAACGGTACCGGCAGGCCGCACGAACCCGAACCCACCATGCTGGTGTCGCTCACCGGCATCGCGAGCACCGAGCCCACTTCGGTCATCCCGTAGATCTCCCGCACCGGCACGCCGAACATCCGTTCCATCCCCGCATGCACTTCCTTGGCGAGCCCGTAGGTCGTGAGCCAGCGCAGCGACGACTGCAAGAGCCGCGGGTCGGGTTCGAGCTTGGCGACGGGATACGTGACGGCGCAGGTGTCGATGCCATGCTCGACGATCCGGTCGAAGAGGCGGCTCAGGCTGAACTTGCGCGCGACGAAAAGCGTGGTGCCGCAGTACATCGACATCATCACGCGCCAGAGCGGGCCCAGGTAGAACATGGGCGAGTCGATCAGCATGCGGCGCGGCGCGGGCCCCACGCACGAGCGCGCCTTGCCCAGCGTCAGCCAGAAGCGGTGCGAGAGCATGCAGGCCTTGGGCACGCCGCTGGAACCCGACGTGAACTGGATGCTGGCGATGTCGTCCAGCGTCGCCGCGTCCCCGGACAGCTCCGAGTCGCTCTGCAGCAGCGTGTCGAAATCGATGGCCGCCGGAAGTGATGCCTGCGAAGCCGGCGCGTCATGGACGAACAGGCACCCGGGACGCATCTGCGCGCCGGCGGGCAATTCGCGATACGTGTCGAGGTAGGCCGCATCGATCAGCAGGAAGCGCGCATCCGTGCCTTGCAGCATGCGGGCGAGTTCGCCACCGGTGCTGGCGGTGTTGATCATCACCGCCACCGCGCCGAGGCGGCACAGCGCGATCCAGGCGATCAGGAAGCCCGGCGCGTTGGGCAGCATCACCGCCACGTGCGTGCCCTTGCGGACGCCGGCAGCGCGCAGGTGCTGTGCGCAGACGCGCGTCAGGCGGGCCAGCTGCGCATAGCTCAGCGAGGCGCCGTCGCCCTCGATGGTGTTCCAGAAGGACCGGTCGGGATGCGCCGCGGCGGCGCTGTCCAGCAGCGCCGCGATGCTGGGCGGCAGCGGCTCGTGTTCGACGATGGCCCACTCGGCCGGCCGCTTGCCCGTCGCTGTGGCGGTCACGGTCATGCGGCCTCTTCGGCGACGACGCGTGCGGCCTCGCGCAGCGGCATCATGTCGTGACCCGGGACGGACGCCAGCAAGGCCTTCGTGTAGGCGTGCCGCGGCGATGACAGCAGGTCGCGCGTGTCCTGCAGCTCCACCAGCTTGCCCTTCTGCATGACGGCGATCCGGTCGCACATCTGCGCCGCCACACGGAGGTCGTGCGTGACGAACAGGATGGCCAGGCCCATGCGGGCCTGCACCTCGCGCAGCAGCTGCAGCACCTGGTACTGCACGGACACGTCCAGCGCGGAGACGGCCTCGTCGGCGATCAGGACGTCGGGGTTCAGGGCCAGCGCGCGCGCGATGCCCACGCGCTGGCGCTGCCCGCCCGAGAATTCGTGTGGATAGCGGTCCACCGCAGCGGGCTGCAGGCCCACCAGTTCCAGGAGCTCGATGCTGCGCGCCCGCGCCTGCGCCGTCGACGCGCCATTGGCGATCATCCCTTCGGAAATGCTGGCACCCACCGTCCGGCGCTGGTCCAGCGATCCGAAGGGGTCCTGGAACACCATCTGCACCCTGCGGCGCTGCGGCCGAAGCTCGCGCAGCGACAGGTTGTCGATCTGCAGGTCGCCGACGCGGATGGTGCCGGTGTCGGGCTCGATCAGCCGGATCACGCAACGCCCGACGGTCGATTTGCCGGAACCCGATTCGCCCACCAGGCCAAGCGTCTCGCCGCGGCGGATCGCGAAGCTCACATCCGACACCGCGTGCACCGTGCGCTTGGCGGCGAACATCTGGCGCTGCCCGTACGTCTTGTTCAGGTTGCTGACCA is a window of Caenimonas aquaedulcis DNA encoding:
- a CDS encoding class I adenylate-forming enzyme family protein; its protein translation is MTVTATATGKRPAEWAIVEHEPLPPSIAALLDSAAAAHPDRSFWNTIEGDGASLSYAQLARLTRVCAQHLRAAGVRKGTHVAVMLPNAPGFLIAWIALCRLGAVAVMINTASTGGELARMLQGTDARFLLIDAAYLDTYRELPAGAQMRPGCLFVHDAPASQASLPAAIDFDTLLQSDSELSGDAATLDDIASIQFTSGSSGVPKACMLSHRFWLTLGKARSCVGPAPRRMLIDSPMFYLGPLWRVMMSMYCGTTLFVARKFSLSRLFDRIVEHGIDTCAVTYPVAKLEPDPRLLQSSLRWLTTYGLAKEVHAGMERMFGVPVREIYGMTEVGSVLAMPVSDTSMVGSGSCGLPVPFRRCRIVRAGKDVDTGEAGELWVAGPGMFSGYYGDPKASRDAFDGEWFKTGDLFKRDEDGYYYMLGRIKDVIRRSGENISAAEVELTVNAIDGVLEAAAVPVPDPLRGEEVKVVVARAPGARGAQLSVQEIVRACEAALSPFKVPRYVQFLDVLPKTPTGKIDKPGLRNMRAITADVFDARPEKQR